Proteins from a genomic interval of Mytilus trossulus isolate FHL-02 unplaced genomic scaffold, PNRI_Mtr1.1.1.hap1 h1tg000210l__unscaffolded, whole genome shotgun sequence:
- the LOC134700938 gene encoding uncharacterized protein LOC134700938 has protein sequence MGDISRNAGCFRLCTAHGPGLHATAIQGMHGAGFEVRHIMDMSGHKNESSVRSYNRRCSGNQKESLSETLSSISSGYDVSAQISTQAPVLTVSTAENASAGADPGFPVFNEDIVSTSLHTFSDASQEAYGSVIYARNEHTSGMISNRLIEAKSRVAPLTSVSIPRLELMAVFLGLRLALSVKNALEVLEDNMTFWSDSMNVLHWIRGRSREYKPFVANRIGEIHTSSHPKQWRHVPTKVNPADLVSRGRTVKQLQSDVIWWNGPEFLQDEEPQWPDTNIQLENIRDTELRCQKKTSDNLTNCTTLKSIHTSDSDWRLDPVRYSSFVRLVRVQAYVHRFIDNCRLKQKQRRQGSLSTVEYADAELKTIKNAQREAFSDEYNALMKSKDLPKTIKLLGLQPRIDENGLIRCDGRLEFADFLSFDARYPIILPRKNWVTKLIVKRYHELGKHVSGTNQIFSALSSRFWIISGREEIREYEHECYSCRKKKAKVAEQVMAPLPEIRFKTPLHAFARTAVDFVGPFITVQGRGKRRQKRYLCLFTCLASRAVHLEVAFGLDTDSFLNAFYRMVNRRGLPKEIISDNGTNFVGANRELKELVALLDKDKIQNSISNQGIKWHFNPPLAPHFGGIHEAMIKSAKRAIYAILGNADINDEELLTAFTGAEALINSRPLTYQSADPKDDTPLTPNHFLHGQLGGHFAPETVDITNFNPRKRWRRIQ, from the exons ATGGGTGATATATCTAGGAATGCTGGCTGCTTTAGACTATGCACAGCCCATGGACCTGGTCTCCACGCAACTGCCATTCAAGGTATGCATGGTGCCGGATTTGAGGTTAGGCATATAATGGACATGAGCGGGCACAAAAACGAGAGCTCCGTCAGAAGTTATAACCGTAGATGTTCTGGAAATCAAAAGGAAAGCTTGAGTGAAACTCTATCATCTATTTCTTCAGGCTATGACGTGTCTGCACAAATATCTACTCAAGCACCAGTACTAACCGTGTCAACAGCTGAAAATGCCAGTGCAGGGGCGGATCCCGGATTTCCAG tgttcAACGAAGACATTGTTTCGACGAGTTTACACACATTTAGTGACGCTTCGCAGGAGGCTTATGGCTCAGTAATATATGCTAGAAACGAGCATACGAGTGGAATGATATCTAATAGATTAATAGAAGCGAAATCGAGAGTTGCTCCTTTAACATCAGTCAGCATTCCAAGACTTGAGTTAATGGCCGTATTTTTAGGATTAAGATTAGCACTTTCGGTTAAAAACGCATTAGAAGTGCTAGAGGATAATATGACATTCTGGTCAGACAGTATGAACGTTTTACATTGGATTAGAGGCAGAAGTAGAGAATATAAGCCATTTGTAGCGAATAGAATTGGAGAAATTCATACGTCATCGCATCCTAAACAATGGCGACATGTGCCAACAAAAGTTAATCCGGCGGATTTAGTTTCTAGAGGAAGAACCGTAAAACAGTTACAGTCGGACGTAATTTGGTGGAATGGACCGGAATTCCTACAAGATGAGGAACCGCAATGGCCGGACACTAATATTCAGTTAGAAAACATACGTGATACCGAACTTAGGTGTCAAAAGAAAACAAGCGATAACTTAACTAATTGTACTACACTGAAAAGTATTCATACTAGTGATTCAGATTGGCGCCTAGATCCCGTACGTTATTCGAGTTTTGTAAGACTAGTTCGTGTACAAGCGTATGTGCACAGATTTATTGACAATTGCAGACTAAAGCAAAAACAACGTCGTCAAGGAAGTTTATCGACCGTCGAGTATGCAGATGCcgaattaaaaacaataaaaaatgcacAAAGAGAGGCATTTTCAGACGAATACAACGCTCTTATGAAAAGTAAAGATTTACCGAAAACAATCAAATTATTAGGATTACAACCGCGAATTGATGAAAATGGATTAATAAGATGCGATGGACGTTTAGAGTTCGCCGATTTTCTATCATTCGATGCAAGATATCCGATTATATTACCACGAAAGAATTGGGTCACGAAGCTTATTGTGAAACGCTATCACGAACTTGgaaaacatgttagtgggacaaatcaaatattttcagCATTATCGTCACGATTTTGGATTATTTCAGGGAGAGAAGAAATAAGAGAATATGAACATGAGTGTTATTCGTGTCGTAAGAAGAAAGCTAAAGTTGCCGAGCAAGTGATGGCTCCATTACCGGAAATTCGTTTCAAAACACCTTTACATGCTTTCGCTCGTACAGCAGTTGATTTTGTTGGACCGTTCATAACAGTTCAGGGCAGAGGAAAACGCCGTCAGAAAAGATACTTATGTCTATTTACATGTTTAGCGTCACGCGCAGTGCATTTGGAAGTAGCATTTGGATTAGATACGGACTCATTTCTTAACGCATTTTATCGGATGGTGAACAGGCGAGGTCTTCCGAAAGAGATAATTTCAGACAATGGAACTAATTTTGTTGGAGCAAATAGAGAACTGAAAGAACTAGTTGCGCTTTTAGACAaggataaaatacaaaattcaattagTAACCAAGGAATTAAGTGGCATTTCAACCCACCGTTAGCTCCGCATTTTGGTGGTATTCACGAGGCAATGATAAAATCGGCAAAAAGGGCTATTTATGCAATATTAGGAAATGCAGACATTAATGATGAGGAGCTTTTAACAGCATTTACCGGAGCTGAAGCACTGATAAATTCGAGACCGCTTACATACCAGTCTGCCGATCCGAAAGATGATACACCTTTAACACCGAATCACTTCTTGCACGGACAATTAGGTGGCCATTTCGCTCCAGAAACCGTTGATATTACTAATTTTAACCCGAGAAAACGATGGAGAAGAATTCAGTAA